A stretch of the Sulfuricurvum sp. genome encodes the following:
- a CDS encoding GspE/PulE family protein produces MIRQQVRLGDLLISESLITQEQLEYALAQQKNSGFTKKLGEVLVEEGMISHKEMALLLSKQLKIDFVDLFGEKIDFLSLAKFSISLLTAAKAIPFKEDEDYVYIATSDPLNFDALEALERNIATKPIKVYLSLSEDIAHIFQRLEIIKKTQSIAAEVKKEINNEGSKGAEGDASSVMQLISLMIKDAILRRASDLHIEPELRSMSVRARVDGILQETFVFDLDIYTALSSRIKLLGNLDISERRKAQDGRFSLDVAGGKYDFRLSTTPTLFGESIVMRILDQQKILLKLHELGFDGKNLDKFNEIIHAPFGIVLITGPTGSGKTTTLYAALNEVKSIENKVLTIEDPIEYQLPLVQQVQVNERVGFSFLEALKSFLRQDPDIILVGEIRDFETLNSAAQASLTGHLVFSTLHTNDAPSAIGRMVQMGLQSYLIADSLVGIVAQRLVRKICTECKHEVRPHKNLLRRIERWLPEDAKFYAGQGCSKCNNTGYSGRILISEILMVNETIAKMISDESSKYEIARYAQEKEGFEPMIVDGLSKVLGGITTLDEVLRVTKEM; encoded by the coding sequence ATGATCCGTCAACAAGTACGATTAGGGGATTTGCTCATTTCCGAATCCCTGATCACCCAAGAGCAGCTTGAATATGCCCTGGCCCAACAAAAAAATTCCGGATTTACCAAAAAACTGGGGGAAGTACTTGTCGAAGAGGGGATGATATCGCATAAAGAGATGGCACTGCTCCTCTCTAAACAGCTCAAAATCGATTTTGTCGACCTCTTCGGAGAAAAAATCGATTTCCTCTCCCTTGCCAAATTTTCGATTTCATTACTCACTGCGGCAAAAGCGATCCCTTTCAAAGAGGATGAAGACTACGTCTATATCGCCACATCGGACCCCCTCAACTTTGATGCACTCGAAGCATTAGAGCGCAATATCGCGACTAAACCGATCAAAGTCTATCTCTCGCTCAGTGAAGATATCGCCCATATCTTTCAGCGTCTTGAAATCATCAAAAAAACCCAAAGTATCGCTGCCGAAGTCAAAAAAGAGATCAATAACGAGGGGTCCAAAGGGGCAGAAGGAGATGCCAGTTCCGTTATGCAGCTCATTAGCCTGATGATCAAAGATGCCATTTTGCGACGTGCCAGTGACCTCCATATCGAGCCTGAACTTCGTTCAATGTCCGTTCGGGCACGTGTCGACGGGATTTTGCAAGAGACTTTCGTATTTGATCTGGATATTTATACGGCCCTCTCTTCACGGATCAAGCTCTTAGGCAACCTTGACATCTCCGAACGCCGTAAAGCCCAAGACGGCAGGTTCAGCCTGGACGTGGCAGGGGGAAAATACGATTTCCGTCTCTCTACGACTCCGACACTGTTCGGCGAATCCATCGTTATGCGTATCCTCGACCAGCAAAAAATTCTTCTCAAACTTCATGAGCTCGGGTTTGATGGGAAAAATCTGGACAAGTTCAATGAAATTATCCATGCGCCCTTTGGAATCGTCCTCATTACCGGTCCAACCGGAAGCGGTAAAACGACTACTCTATACGCTGCATTGAACGAAGTCAAAAGCATCGAAAACAAAGTCCTTACGATTGAAGATCCGATCGAATATCAGCTCCCTCTGGTACAACAGGTACAGGTCAACGAGCGGGTAGGATTTAGTTTTCTCGAAGCTCTGAAATCGTTTTTGCGTCAAGACCCGGATATCATCCTCGTAGGGGAGATCCGTGATTTTGAAACACTCAATTCTGCCGCACAGGCATCGCTTACCGGGCATCTGGTTTTCTCGACGCTTCATACCAACGATGCCCCAAGTGCCATCGGACGGATGGTTCAAATGGGGCTGCAATCTTATCTCATAGCCGATTCATTGGTCGGGATCGTAGCACAGCGGTTGGTGCGAAAAATCTGTACCGAATGCAAACATGAAGTCCGACCGCACAAAAACCTTCTTCGCCGCATCGAACGATGGCTTCCTGAAGATGCCAAATTTTATGCCGGTCAAGGGTGTTCAAAGTGCAATAATACCGGCTATTCCGGACGGATTTTGATATCAGAAATCCTCATGGTCAACGAGACCATTGCTAAAATGATTTCAGATGAATCTTCCAAATACGAAATTGCACGATACGCACAGGAAAAAGAGGGATTTGAACCGATGATCGTCGACGGTCTCAGCAAAGTATTGGGGGGAATTACGACCCTTGATGAAGTTCTCCGCGTTACCAAGGAGATGTAA
- a CDS encoding CDC27 family protein gives MIDNFDQLVARCERARQRRIIRLSFMIVGTILFVIAGVSGYQMWFTSQTSSTPAKMASIIPETTIPPPSVPAADQQLKQTSASGTLQKAVVTTPPTQTKKEQTVTPAPSVPVAAVKPESIVPTAPAVVQSVPTSVPTAKNDRLFEVNTQKADTPLEAYQNSPKYETALEVARDYYAKKDYANAATWAKKANQLNREAEDAWLLYAKSYYAQGKKTEAIGVLELYLNYKDSKAASELLRTWKLNNPN, from the coding sequence ATGATTGATAATTTTGATCAACTTGTAGCCCGTTGTGAGAGAGCGCGGCAGCGCCGAATCATTCGACTCTCCTTTATGATCGTAGGAACGATACTGTTTGTGATTGCCGGAGTTTCCGGATATCAAATGTGGTTTACATCTCAAACCTCATCCACACCCGCTAAAATGGCATCTATTATTCCGGAAACAACGATTCCTCCGCCGTCCGTTCCGGCTGCTGATCAGCAACTCAAGCAAACGTCCGCTTCCGGTACTCTCCAGAAAGCAGTGGTAACCACTCCTCCGACTCAAACCAAAAAAGAGCAGACCGTTACACCCGCTCCTTCAGTACCGGTGGCAGCCGTTAAGCCAGAATCTATAGTACCGACCGCTCCGGCTGTTGTTCAGTCGGTTCCTACATCAGTGCCGACAGCCAAAAACGACCGTTTATTTGAAGTCAATACCCAAAAAGCAGACACTCCACTTGAAGCCTATCAAAATAGTCCAAAATACGAAACGGCTCTCGAAGTAGCCCGCGATTATTATGCAAAAAAAGACTATGCGAATGCCGCTACATGGGCGAAAAAAGCCAATCAGCTAAACCGTGAAGCAGAAGATGCATGGCTCTTGTATGCCAAATCGTATTACGCACAAGGGAAAAAAACAGAAGCAATAGGGGTTTTAGAGCTCTATCTCAACTATAAAGATTCCAAAGCCGCTTCCGAATTGCTGCGGACATGGAAATTAAACAACCCAAACTAA
- a CDS encoding ATP-binding protein has product MSKWLEAANRFEERRNSEEYFEVQSALGAIEKIQNLLNSSFRQLIFLIGEPGSGKSFLLNHLHTIWADKRDIIFIETPFLTPIDLLKKLLNHKGVTVEGSDIEQLRTEATQLYENSDHLIMIDEAQLLSTEMREFIRILSDSKAFWFIIAMHRSEGEAILRAPHFKSRPHRVIELFPLTTIEGKNYIHSELIKMGFSEIIDEINPKLIAKAHRLSAGNFRNFKKIFYHLFHLLHYTNTHNKSKYLRPSMCTITMAAMNAELIHD; this is encoded by the coding sequence ATGTCCAAATGGCTTGAAGCGGCAAACCGATTCGAAGAACGGCGAAACAGTGAAGAATATTTCGAGGTACAAAGTGCCCTCGGAGCGATTGAGAAAATCCAAAATCTTCTCAATAGTTCATTTCGGCAACTCATTTTTCTCATAGGCGAGCCGGGGAGCGGAAAAAGCTTTTTACTCAACCATCTTCATACAATATGGGCGGATAAACGGGATATCATTTTCATTGAAACTCCCTTTCTCACTCCGATCGACCTACTCAAAAAACTCTTAAACCACAAAGGGGTTACGGTTGAGGGGAGCGATATAGAGCAACTTCGAACGGAAGCCACACAACTCTATGAAAATTCTGATCATCTCATTATGATTGACGAAGCGCAATTGCTCAGTACCGAAATGCGCGAATTTATCCGTATTTTGAGCGATTCAAAAGCATTTTGGTTTATCATCGCCATGCACAGAAGCGAAGGTGAGGCCATATTACGTGCACCTCATTTCAAAAGCCGTCCGCATCGGGTGATCGAACTTTTTCCTCTCACCACAATCGAGGGAAAAAACTATATCCATTCTGAACTCATTAAAATGGGATTTTCGGAAATTATCGATGAAATCAATCCGAAACTTATAGCTAAAGCACACCGACTGAGTGCAGGAAATTTTCGTAATTTCAAAAAGATTTTTTACCATCTTTTCCACCTGCTTCACTACACCAATACCCATAATAAATCCAAATATCTGCGTCCTTCAATGTGTACCATCACGATGGCGGCAATGAATGCGGAGCTTATCCATGATTGA
- a CDS encoding secretin N-terminal domain-containing protein has translation MKKIVLLLLLLLSLLQAKECEDKRFSLSAYQNRGSALTLMDLIRDVAQTCHISVVFEDQKAKERLSQPLDMVNIQDYTVAELFSFIFDDHNLFYTYDADKGVLRVSYTKTVNLNIDYINMSQLTTESTKSITVGPGANTGVSSNSGSSSSNSSSSSYGGSSGSTNSGSGSNTDYTNVHALSKFTLWDQMREHIQQILQVDEEYNEAINKALVNRDAAVVTITGNKRQIEAVQQYLTKLESRMHAEVMIEAHLIELTYNDYNTTGVNWSDFSLSLKGNYANSYNNMGVAHPVYSFGVNFDPLGLIDFLSRYGDVEVLSNPKILTLSNQPAVINVGKQLSYLYQNGSISAANTQTLATTTNTLGSVFVGLTLNIIPEVTEDGYIVMRINPVTSELLGEDLNASTAMGSSDIGSSNRTMPPDTRVKQMTSIVKVKDAQKVLIGGLIEKKTYHYDNKVPVLGDIPLLGRLFHGSTASTRKSELFILITPTLVKPDAFPSIDDAILKRFN, from the coding sequence ATGAAAAAAATAGTGTTACTGCTTTTACTGCTTTTATCTCTGCTCCAAGCCAAAGAGTGCGAAGACAAACGCTTCAGCCTCAGTGCTTATCAAAATCGCGGATCGGCACTTACTCTCATGGACCTTATCCGTGATGTTGCACAGACATGCCATATCAGCGTTGTGTTTGAAGATCAAAAAGCAAAAGAGCGTCTTTCTCAGCCTCTGGATATGGTAAATATCCAAGACTATACCGTTGCAGAACTTTTTAGTTTTATTTTTGATGATCATAACCTTTTTTATACGTATGATGCAGACAAAGGGGTGCTTCGTGTCTCTTATACCAAAACCGTAAATCTCAATATCGATTACATCAATATGTCTCAACTTACTACCGAATCGACTAAATCGATCACCGTCGGCCCAGGCGCGAACACAGGCGTTTCCTCCAATAGCGGTTCAAGTAGTTCAAACAGTAGTTCGTCTTCTTATGGCGGTTCCTCTGGCTCAACCAACTCCGGCAGCGGTTCTAATACCGATTACACCAATGTCCATGCCCTCTCAAAATTTACCTTATGGGATCAGATGCGTGAACATATCCAACAAATTCTGCAAGTCGACGAAGAGTACAACGAAGCAATCAACAAAGCTCTCGTAAACCGCGATGCCGCCGTCGTCACCATCACCGGAAACAAACGTCAAATAGAAGCCGTCCAACAATATTTGACGAAACTTGAATCACGCATGCATGCGGAGGTGATGATCGAAGCGCATCTGATCGAACTCACCTACAATGACTACAACACGACCGGAGTCAACTGGAGTGATTTTAGTCTGTCGCTCAAAGGCAATTATGCCAACAGTTATAACAACATGGGTGTTGCCCATCCGGTTTACTCTTTCGGGGTAAATTTTGATCCGTTAGGGCTTATCGATTTCCTTAGCCGATACGGAGATGTTGAAGTTCTTTCCAACCCCAAAATCCTGACACTGAGTAACCAGCCTGCCGTTATCAACGTCGGAAAACAGCTCAGCTATCTCTATCAAAACGGTTCAATCTCTGCGGCAAATACTCAAACCCTCGCCACAACTACGAATACTCTCGGATCCGTCTTCGTCGGCCTTACCCTCAATATTATTCCGGAAGTGACGGAAGACGGGTACATCGTTATGCGAATCAATCCAGTTACCAGCGAATTGCTCGGTGAAGATCTGAATGCCTCAACCGCTATGGGATCAAGCGATATAGGCAGCAGCAATCGTACAATGCCGCCGGATACACGCGTCAAACAAATGACCTCCATCGTTAAAGTCAAAGATGCCCAAAAAGTTCTTATCGGCGGCCTGATCGAGAAAAAAACCTATCATTATGACAATAAAGTCCCTGTACTGGGAGATATTCCGTTACTCGGCCGACTCTTCCACGGCTCGACTGCTTCGACACGTAAAAGTGAACTCTTTATTCTGATCACTCCGACACTGGTGAAACCGGATGCTTTCCCTTCCATCGACGACGCGATTTTAAAACGGTTTAACTGA
- a CDS encoding prepilin-type N-terminal cleavage/methylation domain-containing protein, which produces MRSAFTLIELIFVIVLIGVLTGIGFYMSRPDYTRQDAQYTLLKLKEARYRAMGNDTLDPSGCVTLTPSALSSDDAPKHEIKSAITMTPNVTTVCFDAKGRPHDGNSVTLDTLIHSPLNIFFNNGDKNSTIRLFSGTGYAIIPCNN; this is translated from the coding sequence ATGAGAAGTGCTTTTACCCTTATTGAACTGATCTTTGTCATTGTCCTCATCGGAGTCCTCACCGGTATCGGATTTTACATGAGCCGCCCCGATTACACCCGTCAGGATGCTCAGTATACGCTTCTCAAACTCAAAGAGGCTCGCTACCGCGCGATGGGGAATGACACACTCGATCCATCAGGGTGTGTCACCCTCACCCCATCAGCCCTCTCCAGCGACGATGCACCGAAACATGAGATCAAATCCGCCATAACCATGACACCCAATGTAACAACCGTTTGTTTTGACGCTAAAGGCCGTCCACATGATGGCAATTCGGTAACATTGGATACATTAATACACTCCCCATTAAATATTTTTTTTAACAATGGTGATAAAAACAGCACTATTCGCCTCTTTAGTGGAACGGGTTATGCTATAATCCCCTGCAATAACTAA
- a CDS encoding prepilin-type N-terminal cleavage/methylation domain-containing protein: MIRRAFTLIEIIITIAITGILSVGMFKAFEAITLRSEKAKILTTLSIDSQTALDQISILLYDRAPMSVQGCDTNGHCEPLDGTLYTKTLLKWNGLASESYLAGDYSSFVDMNRSNYATATLYTPDTSKTAIENTQTAKWGSFNWANNDIALVFSGSFDEGNANVYPISMTSDNTIVFNVTPPTTIYEKYNLVDTGYAVVRGEHLPVKNATCITALGISNAALDNTLFLFDDYRPWKGESFCADTANQAGKVSILSTNVNAFRAQMINGTIRLAIDTNRSVRGGNLVRLSKQKVVF, encoded by the coding sequence ATGATACGTCGCGCTTTTACCCTTATCGAGATCATCATCACGATTGCCATTACGGGGATCCTCTCCGTTGGTATGTTCAAAGCGTTCGAAGCAATTACATTACGAAGCGAAAAAGCGAAAATACTCACGACTCTCTCCATCGATTCGCAAACGGCGCTTGATCAGATCAGTATCCTCTTATACGATCGGGCTCCGATGTCAGTACAAGGGTGTGATACAAACGGACATTGCGAACCTCTTGATGGGACACTCTACACCAAAACTTTACTCAAGTGGAACGGTCTCGCAAGTGAGAGCTACCTTGCGGGGGATTACAGCAGTTTTGTCGATATGAACCGCTCCAATTATGCAACTGCCACCCTCTATACTCCCGACACCTCCAAAACCGCTATCGAGAATACCCAAACCGCTAAATGGGGAAGTTTTAACTGGGCTAATAATGATATTGCTCTTGTCTTTTCAGGAAGTTTTGACGAGGGTAACGCAAACGTTTATCCGATTTCGATGACGTCCGATAATACGATTGTATTTAATGTGACTCCTCCAACGACCATTTATGAAAAATACAACCTAGTCGATACAGGATATGCCGTTGTACGCGGAGAACATCTCCCTGTAAAAAACGCTACATGCATCACGGCTCTGGGAATCAGCAACGCCGCATTGGATAATACGTTATTCCTCTTTGACGATTACCGTCCATGGAAGGGGGAAAGCTTTTGTGCCGATACTGCCAACCAAGCCGGTAAAGTGAGTATACTCTCCACCAACGTCAATGCCTTCCGCGCCCAAATGATCAACGGTACGATCCGCCTCGCCATCGATACAAACCGCAGTGTTCGCGGAGGCAATCTGGTACGATTATCCAAACAAAAGGTGGTCTTCTAA